In the genome of Peptococcaceae bacterium 1198_IL3148, the window ATCGGCTGTGGTTGCCAGCAGCAGTTTGGCAGATGGAATGCCGTATGCTTCAGCAACGGTATAGGCTTCATTGCCCAACAGCACCCGTCGGTTGTCCCTAAAAACATCATAAAATACTGCTTTAACAGCATTTTTATCCACGTCATTATAACGCAGTGGTTCGTCATTGGTTAGCGGACGATTGCTGAAATCGGCGTATTTAACCATCCCTTTAAGGCTAAAAATCGCCTGTTCTGGGAAGGTGTAGTTTGGTATATTAGCAGCAGTTAATATTTGTACTCCGTCATCTAAAATGGGCCCGCCCATAAAGGAAGTAAAGATTGGTTTATGGGGATATTTTTTGTGCGCATCTATAATGGCTCGGGCAATGGCAACCGGGTCTGTCACCGCTGTGGGGCAAACCAGTACCACTGCACAGTCCACAAATTCATCGGCCAATGCCTGTTCTAAAGCGAACTGATATCTGTCGGCCTGGGCGTCACCAAGGACATCAATGGGGTTGTAAATATTAGCTTCCGGTGGCAATGTTAGCCGCAGCGACTCGATGGTTTCCCGAGAGAATCTGGCAACCCCTAAACCATTATTTTCTATGGCATCAGAAGTGACGATACCAGGACCGCCGGCGTTGGTGATTATAGCTACTCGGTTGCCCGCTGGCAGTGGTTGATATGAAAAGGCCCGGGCCAGATCAAACAGTTCGGTCATTGTCTGAGCGCGAATAACACCGGTATGTTCAAAGGTAATTTCATAGGCTAAGTCACTGCCACCCAGCGCACCGGTATGTGAGGTGGCTGCCAGGGCACCGGCGGCACTGGTACCAGATTTAAGTACAATAACCGGTTTTTTGCTGGTGGCTTTGCCGGCTGCTTGGATAAATTTTTGACCGTTATTAACATCTTCTATGTAAGCGATGATCACTTTTGTATTGGGGTCATCCGCCAATGCCTCAATAAAATCAGCCTCGTTTAGTTGGGCTTTGTTGCCCAGGCTAATCACTTTAGAAAAGCCCAAGCCGGTGTCTAAACTCCAGTCCATAATGGAAACCAGCATAGCACCACTTTGGGATATAAAAGCAATATCCCCTTGTTTGGGAAAAACAGCTGAAAATGAAGCGTTTATTGGGGTGATTAAGTCCATAATGCCGACGCAATTAGGCCCCAGCAAGTTCATGCCGCCATTATTGCAAATTTGTACCAGCTTTTTTTCTAATTCCATCCCTTCGGTACCTGTTTCTTTAAAACCGGCGCTTAGCACAATGAGGTTTTTAATACCTAGGCCAGCTGCTTCCTCTGCGATGTTGAGGCAAACATTAGCAGGTACCGCCAGAATTGCCAACTCCACCACTTCATTGATGGCAGTGAGTGATGGGAAACATTTAAGGCCGTTAATCTGATCATATTTGGGGTTTATTGGATAGACTTTGCCTTTAAACCCACTGTTAACGATGTTTTGAATGACTGCATAGCCAATTTTGCCAGGTGAGTTAGAAGCCCCGATAACGGCCACACTTTGGGGATTTAAAAAACTTGTTAAGTCTGCCAAGTTCTCACCTTCTTTAGAACTAAATTAATACCATTATATGCCACTGGCAATTTCACTGTCAATTGATCTATCTTAAAGGGCTTTCGCCAAAGTGACAATAGTAGGTTTAAATAAAAAGGAGGAAGCACAGCCTCCTCCTTAAAATATTATTTTACCAGCTCTTCAGTTTCGGTAGCGATCATTAATTCTTCGTTGGTGGGGATAACCATAGCAACGGCGTTGCCGGCTTTGGTAATGATTTGCTCTTTACCTCTGACATTGTTCTTTTCTGGATCAAGTTCCAACCCTAGGTAAGCCATGTCGGCCAGCACTTTTTCCCGGATTTCGATGTCGTTTTCACCAATACCACCGGTGAAGACAACTGCATCTAAGCCACCCATGGCAGCGCTGAAGGCACCGATCCATTTTTTAACGTTGTAAACAAACATATTGCGTGCCAATGCAGCCCGTTGGTTGCCTTTGGATGCGGCATTTTCTAAATCTCTAAAGTCGCTGCTCACGCCAGAGACACCCAAGACACCGCTTTGTTTATTCATCAAATTATTTACTTCGCCGGTGCTCTTGTTTTCTTTGTCCATAATATATGTCACAATTGCTGGGTCAATGTCACCGGTACGGGTACCCATTGGCAAACCGGCCAGTGGGGTGAAGCCCATGGTGGTATCCACCGATTCACCGTTTTTAACAGCAGTGATGCTGGAACCATTGCCCAGGTGACAAACAACAATTTTTAATTCATTAATGGATTTACCTAGCACTGCTGCTGCTCGGCCAGACACATACTTGTGGGATGTACCATGGAAACCATATTTGCGAATACCGTACTTTTCATAGTATTCGTAGGGCAATGCATATTGGTAAGCATAGTCTGGCATGGTTTGATGAAAGGCGGTATCAAATATGGCCACCTGGGGTGCCTTGGGCATTAACTCTTGGCAAGTTTTAATACCAACAATGTTTGGCGGATTGTGCAATGGAGCCAAATCTGAAACTTCTTCCAGTGTTTGTAGTACTTCGTCATCAATTAAAACAGCTTTGTTGAATTTTTCGCCACCATGGACCACCCGGTGACCAACGGCATTAATTTCAGAGATGCTGCTGACCGCACCATATGTGGCATCGGTAATGCAGGATATAAGCTTTTCTAAGGCTACTCTGTGGTTTGGCAGAGCATCATCCAGTACCAACTCACCACCGGCGGTTTTTTTATGTTTAATTCTTGAGCCCTCTAAGCCGATCCGCTCAGCCAAACCAGAAAGCAGGGCTTTGCCTTGGTTCATATCCAGCAGTTGGTATTTTAATGATGAACTGCCACAGTTAACAACTAGGATAATCACTAGGTATCCTCCTTTTATATATGTAATGTAAAATTTATAACCCAGGTTAAACTGATTAACCTAGGTTATAAAGTCAGTCTATTTTTATCTAGTTTTAGCTTAAATTCAGTCTAAAATACAACTATTTATTTAGAATTTCTGAAATATGACCTTTATGAATATAGGCGTTTAGTATATCACCGTTTCTTAAACCAACGGCATTGGCCTCGTCGGTATCCACATGCATTTCTAGTTTAAAGTTGTCACTGACGCGAACCAATACGTCGCCAAAGATAATTCCACGGGGACCTTTGGCCCGAACGCTTACTTTGTCGCCATCTTTTAATTTGAGTTTTTCGGCAACGGAGGTGTGCATATGAATGTGGCGAGCGGCCACAATGGCACCTTCCTCTAAAACAACAGTGCCTTTGGGTCCCACCAAAGTGATGGGGGCAGAACCAGCTAAATCGCCGGAATCTCTTAATGGTGCTTTAATGCCCAGTTTAAAACTATCTGTTAAAGTGATTTCAATTTGGGTTTGCTTGCGTGCAGGTCCCAGAATTCTCACTTTTTCAATTACACCCTTAGGACCCACCAGCATTACAGTTTCTTCACAGGCGTATTGACCTGGTTGGGATAAGTCCTTAAGTTTGGTTAATTCATGTCCTTCACCATATAGTGCGGCAATGTGGTCTACGGATAAGTGCACATGACGGTTGGAGATACCAACAGGTACTTCAAATATTTCTGGCTTTATAACAGTTAGGTTATCCTTTTTGTTGGTTCCCTCAACGGTAATTTTGTCTTTAATACTTTCATTTAACATTAAACTTCACTCCTTCTTTGGAAACTTAATATTTTAAAACAAATAAATTTTGGAATCAGTGTAAGTATATTGTATCAATAATATAATTTGATGGTCTGACCACCTTTTTCTTATATAAACATTGTGTATATTTTCATTATGACTCACGTTCAAACGGAAAGTCAATGATTGCATAAAATGTTAGAATTTTAACTATAATCTCAACTTGCTTATTTTCCTTATATTATCTCTGATTAATCCGGCAATTATATCTGGTGATCAATAGTAGTATTGGGGATTAAAGTATAGAAATAAAAAGTTTAAAGAAAAGCTGAGTGTTTTGCTAAAGGCTTGGCGATCACCAAGCCTTTTAATTCCCTTTAACTAACTTAATGGCCGAATTAAATAATTGATTCAAAAATCCCAGCAAAATAAAAAGTAACAATATAATAAGGAATATTTTAAAACATTGACCGGTTACAGCCCATGCTGAAATTACCACGTTGTCTGCACTTGACAGTGTGGGCACATCCAACCACCCTTTCTCCATCGGGTTTGACCAGGTCCAAAACAGATAGGTATACAATGCACCTAGAGTGGAATGGGCTAAGCGGGTAAAAATGTATGGATATATTCTGATATCGGTATCGGCAATTAAGCTGGCCACTTGGGCGTGAATGGATAGACCGCTCCATCCTAACATCATGGCGGTGGCCAGCAATTGTTGAAGCAGCGGAGCGTTGGTTTCACTGGCCAGCTTTGTGCCCAACGTGATTTCAAATATGCCGCTGGCAATGGATTTATAAACATCCTGTTCAAAGCCTAAAAAAAATAACGCCGCTGAAAATAATTGCGCCAATAAATCGATAAATCCCATCTCGGTAAGTAGACGAATAATGACAGCAAACAAAATCATAAACCCGCCAATTTTTAATAGAGTATTGATGGAATTAGTGACAGCATCGCCAATAATCTGACCAATGGGTCTTTTTTCGTTCCGGTGATAGCGGGACAATTCCGCGAAGGAACGCTTGATGACGTTATGAGGAGATGACTGACTGGCAATTCGTTCGCCATCCTTTGGACGATAAAATCTTAGCATTAGCCCCAATGTTAAGTTGGCCAGGTAATGGGCACCCACGATCAGACCCCCCAACTTAGGGTTGCCAAACATACCAACAGAAACTGCCACCAGCATAAAGAGTGGACTAGAATTGTTGGTGAAGCTCATCAGACGTTCTGCTTCCACCCGGGTACACATGTTGTTGCGACGCAACTTGGCGGTAATCATAGAACCGATGGGACAACCGGATGAAAATCCCACCACCATCACAAAGGAACCACAGCCTGGCACATTAAAGAGGGGGCGCATAATCGGTTCCAGCAAAACCCCCATAAAACTTACTATTCCCAGGCTCATCAGTAATTCCGAGGCAATAAAGAAAGGCAGTAGCGAAGGAAAAACAATATTCCACCACGCCTGCAAACCAACGGTTGCCCCTTCATAAACTGTTTTAGGTTGAATAATCATTAAATATATAAATAGCATGACACAGCTGGACCAAAA includes:
- a CDS encoding acetate--CoA ligase family protein, producing MADLTSFLNPQSVAVIGASNSPGKIGYAVIQNIVNSGFKGKVYPINPKYDQINGLKCFPSLTAINEVVELAILAVPANVCLNIAEEAAGLGIKNLIVLSAGFKETGTEGMELEKKLVQICNNGGMNLLGPNCVGIMDLITPINASFSAVFPKQGDIAFISQSGAMLVSIMDWSLDTGLGFSKVISLGNKAQLNEADFIEALADDPNTKVIIAYIEDVNNGQKFIQAAGKATSKKPVIVLKSGTSAAGALAATSHTGALGGSDLAYEITFEHTGVIRAQTMTELFDLARAFSYQPLPAGNRVAIITNAGGPGIVTSDAIENNGLGVARFSRETIESLRLTLPPEANIYNPIDVLGDAQADRYQFALEQALADEFVDCAVVLVCPTAVTDPVAIARAIIDAHKKYPHKPIFTSFMGGPILDDGVQILTAANIPNYTFPEQAIFSLKGMVKYADFSNRPLTNDEPLRYNDVDKNAVKAVFYDVFRDNRRVLLGNEAYTVAEAYGIPSAKLLLATTADEAVKLAEEIGYPVALKVASPKIQHKTDVGGVLLDVDSAEKVREGYLQIMENVQRYLPDVLPYGIEVQKMMPVGTELIIGMNKDLEFGSMVAFGLGGIYVNLLKDVSFRFAKDITVRQIDTMITETKAYTLLKGYRGQRPADIYTLIDVIGRVAKLVTDFPEIAEMDINPIFAYSEGLSAIDIKITIS
- a CDS encoding acetate kinase; amino-acid sequence: MIILVVNCGSSSLKYQLLDMNQGKALLSGLAERIGLEGSRIKHKKTAGGELVLDDALPNHRVALEKLISCITDATYGAVSSISEINAVGHRVVHGGEKFNKAVLIDDEVLQTLEEVSDLAPLHNPPNIVGIKTCQELMPKAPQVAIFDTAFHQTMPDYAYQYALPYEYYEKYGIRKYGFHGTSHKYVSGRAAAVLGKSINELKIVVCHLGNGSSITAVKNGESVDTTMGFTPLAGLPMGTRTGDIDPAIVTYIMDKENKSTGEVNNLMNKQSGVLGVSGVSSDFRDLENAASKGNQRAALARNMFVYNVKKWIGAFSAAMGGLDAVVFTGGIGENDIEIREKVLADMAYLGLELDPEKNNVRGKEQIITKAGNAVAMVIPTNEELMIATETEELVK
- a CDS encoding phosphate propanoyltransferase, which codes for MLNESIKDKITVEGTNKKDNLTVIKPEIFEVPVGISNRHVHLSVDHIAALYGEGHELTKLKDLSQPGQYACEETVMLVGPKGVIEKVRILGPARKQTQIEITLTDSFKLGIKAPLRDSGDLAGSAPITLVGPKGTVVLEEGAIVAARHIHMHTSVAEKLKLKDGDKVSVRAKGPRGIIFGDVLVRVSDNFKLEMHVDTDEANAVGLRNGDILNAYIHKGHISEILNK
- the ylbJ gene encoding sporulation integral membrane protein YlbJ is translated as MLFIYLMIIQPKTVYEGATVGLQAWWNIVFPSLLPFFIASELLMSLGIVSFMGVLLEPIMRPLFNVPGCGSFVMVVGFSSGCPIGSMITAKLRRNNMCTRVEAERLMSFTNNSSPLFMLVAVSVGMFGNPKLGGLIVGAHYLANLTLGLMLRFYRPKDGERIASQSSPHNVIKRSFAELSRYHRNEKRPIGQIIGDAVTNSINTLLKIGGFMILFAVIIRLLTEMGFIDLLAQLFSAALFFLGFEQDVYKSIASGIFEITLGTKLASETNAPLLQQLLATAMMLGWSGLSIHAQVASLIADTDIRIYPYIFTRLAHSTLGALYTYLFWTWSNPMEKGWLDVPTLSSADNVVISAWAVTGQCFKIFLIILLLFILLGFLNQLFNSAIKLVKGN